A genomic segment from Polyangium mundeleinium encodes:
- a CDS encoding RHS repeat-associated core domain-containing protein: MSSGSKWFDVVVGVNVHSVIVPGTPNPVLLPHIYIGIVFDPLGLMLSCALGAGPVLINGLPAATAGTAVRILTPHQPTPPGVAFAPDDAADGEGTLISGSKTVSIGGFAAARAGSAVSTCSYPVNTPNASIIASSSVDVGGPEAVDGLAAVMAGIRTKAVSDAIHGFFRITPRTRISKLVCFLTGHPVDVMTGEVLTDHVDFELPGPLPLVFERNYYSRWEEPVGVLGPGWHHPFEVCVDEGELLLHVRLPDGRLAKHDPLEPGESEWRAQDRYTLARDAGGYTLTFADGTRYRCEPVPGARVSFPLASVSDRCGNAIVLQYRDGQLHDVIDSAGRHLRFLMRGDRLWAVRVLVKGDWQLLVRFRYHDDGFLAEVIDPAEQVLRYEYNGGVLVKETNRNGLSFHFEYDWYHPWGYCTKTWGDGGIYERKLTYHKYGFTCMVEDSRGGTTTYIGNGDGLVEREIDPMGIERWYEWNIDNRKSAEMDAHKNRTEWSYDERGNVVSIRDPLGHETRFAYNAMNLPEEMVDAAGVAWRWSYDTRGVLVRETEPLGNVTRFFYDRRGLLVRIEGPLGRSLALAYDDQGNLVTGERVYDELGRLVRHGELRFCYGRAGHLERVERTDGTWVRMKRDGEGNVVERVDEGGRTWRYKYAGMNRLVEQVDPEGGVVQLGYDREEDLVSVTNERGEKHDMLRDKAGRVKKEKGFDGRTAEFIHDQAGWLIRYTNAAKKWVDIERDKLGRAVRMQMPGRVPKGKALPEIEEVAFRYDERGDVVWGKSKAVETTLCRDALGRVVEELVGTVRVERVYDAAGELALRRTSLGHEARFAYDKRGGLEAMSFGYDARFGAFESLRSGELGLRAPWKATIERDEHGDEALRRLPGDGYMRWARDRFGRPAALRAGLRGATIQREYRWKSDDEIAAFGGTSFGHDLRGNLTWGADRSGHVEHRAVDEVGNVYRSAERDDRKYGPGGRLTEADGAQYVHDADGQLVAKRTADGKQWDYRWNALGQLIEVLLPDDRIVQFAYDAFGRRVAKRVEGEVRRFIWDGDELVHEVPEATPLVTWVFEPGTFAPLAKGEGERRYGVLADHLGVRLALVDEDGAPAWVGELDVWGEVWTQVDETANPWRFPGQYADDETALYYNRFRYYDPEVGRYISQDPIGLAGGLNLYAYVRDPWAWVDPLGLGPLLPNEGRVGTFEELWALRRPGDHLTPHHMPSHAYMQSLGVPGYSYDSGACFYMEQFSPGRGGRHRQTWSYGRQPALSLTPRQALAKDIRDLRRIYQADGLYGSRIRAGLLQAITLNKNSFQSAFQRPKGCK, translated from the coding sequence ATGTCCTCGGGCAGCAAGTGGTTCGATGTCGTCGTCGGGGTGAACGTCCACTCGGTCATCGTGCCTGGCACGCCAAACCCCGTCCTTCTCCCCCACATCTACATCGGTATCGTCTTCGACCCCTTGGGCCTCATGCTCTCATGCGCCCTCGGCGCGGGGCCCGTGCTCATCAATGGCTTGCCCGCAGCGACGGCGGGCACCGCGGTCCGCATTCTCACTCCGCACCAGCCCACGCCTCCCGGCGTCGCATTCGCGCCCGATGACGCAGCAGACGGCGAGGGGACGCTCATCTCGGGCAGCAAGACCGTCTCGATCGGCGGGTTCGCCGCCGCGCGCGCCGGCTCCGCGGTGTCGACGTGTAGCTACCCGGTGAACACGCCGAACGCCTCCATTATCGCCTCGTCTTCCGTCGACGTGGGCGGCCCCGAGGCCGTCGACGGCCTCGCCGCAGTTATGGCCGGTATTCGGACGAAAGCCGTATCGGACGCCATCCACGGCTTCTTCCGCATCACGCCGCGCACCCGAATCAGCAAGCTCGTCTGCTTTCTGACCGGCCATCCCGTCGACGTCATGACGGGCGAGGTGCTCACCGACCACGTCGACTTCGAGCTCCCGGGGCCGCTCCCGCTCGTCTTCGAGCGCAATTACTACAGCCGATGGGAAGAGCCCGTGGGTGTCCTCGGGCCGGGGTGGCATCACCCGTTCGAGGTGTGCGTCGACGAGGGCGAGCTGCTCCTCCACGTGCGGCTGCCCGACGGCCGGCTCGCGAAGCACGACCCGCTCGAGCCCGGCGAGAGCGAATGGCGCGCGCAGGACCGCTACACGCTCGCGCGCGACGCCGGGGGCTACACGCTCACGTTCGCGGATGGCACGCGATACCGATGCGAGCCCGTCCCCGGGGCGCGCGTCTCGTTTCCGCTCGCGTCTGTGTCCGATCGATGCGGGAACGCTATTGTCCTGCAATACCGCGACGGGCAGCTCCACGACGTGATCGATAGCGCGGGCCGGCACCTGCGCTTCCTCATGCGAGGCGATCGCCTGTGGGCTGTGCGCGTGCTGGTGAAGGGGGACTGGCAGCTCCTCGTGCGCTTTCGTTACCACGACGACGGCTTCCTCGCCGAGGTGATCGACCCGGCCGAGCAGGTTCTCCGGTACGAATACAACGGCGGCGTGCTCGTGAAAGAGACGAACCGCAATGGCCTCTCCTTTCACTTCGAGTACGACTGGTATCACCCGTGGGGGTATTGCACCAAGACGTGGGGCGACGGCGGGATCTACGAACGAAAGCTCACGTACCACAAGTACGGCTTCACCTGCATGGTGGAGGACTCGCGCGGCGGCACGACGACGTACATCGGCAACGGCGACGGGCTCGTCGAGCGCGAGATCGACCCGATGGGCATCGAGCGCTGGTACGAGTGGAATATCGACAATCGCAAGTCGGCCGAGATGGACGCCCACAAGAATCGGACCGAGTGGTCCTACGACGAGCGGGGCAACGTCGTCTCCATTCGCGATCCGCTTGGGCACGAGACACGCTTCGCTTACAACGCGATGAACCTGCCCGAGGAGATGGTCGACGCCGCGGGGGTCGCCTGGCGCTGGTCCTACGACACGCGCGGCGTGCTCGTCCGCGAGACGGAGCCGCTCGGCAACGTGACGCGGTTCTTCTATGACCGGCGTGGGCTCCTCGTGCGGATCGAAGGGCCGCTCGGGCGCTCGCTCGCTCTCGCCTACGACGACCAGGGTAACCTCGTGACGGGCGAGCGCGTGTACGACGAGCTGGGCCGCCTCGTCCGCCACGGCGAGCTGCGGTTCTGCTACGGCCGGGCCGGTCACCTCGAACGCGTCGAGCGCACCGACGGGACGTGGGTCCGCATGAAGCGCGACGGCGAGGGCAATGTCGTCGAGCGCGTCGACGAAGGTGGCCGCACGTGGCGCTACAAATACGCCGGCATGAACCGGCTCGTCGAGCAAGTCGACCCCGAGGGCGGCGTCGTGCAGCTCGGCTACGATCGCGAGGAGGACCTCGTCAGCGTAACGAACGAGCGCGGCGAGAAGCACGACATGCTCCGCGACAAGGCGGGCCGCGTGAAGAAAGAGAAGGGCTTCGACGGCCGCACGGCCGAATTCATCCACGACCAAGCGGGATGGCTCATCCGGTACACGAACGCTGCGAAGAAGTGGGTCGACATCGAGCGCGACAAGCTCGGCCGCGCCGTGCGCATGCAGATGCCGGGGCGGGTACCCAAGGGCAAGGCACTGCCCGAGATCGAGGAGGTAGCGTTCCGCTACGACGAACGGGGCGATGTCGTGTGGGGCAAGAGCAAGGCCGTCGAGACGACGCTGTGCCGCGACGCGCTCGGCCGCGTCGTCGAGGAGCTCGTGGGCACCGTTCGCGTCGAGCGCGTCTACGACGCCGCGGGCGAGCTCGCTCTCCGCCGGACGAGCCTCGGGCACGAGGCGCGCTTCGCCTACGACAAGCGCGGCGGGCTCGAGGCCATGTCCTTCGGCTACGATGCGCGCTTCGGCGCGTTCGAGTCCCTGCGCAGCGGCGAGCTGGGGCTCCGCGCGCCGTGGAAAGCGACGATCGAGCGCGACGAGCACGGGGACGAGGCGCTCCGACGTCTGCCGGGCGACGGCTACATGCGATGGGCGCGAGATCGCTTCGGTCGCCCGGCGGCGCTTCGGGCTGGGCTCCGTGGCGCCACGATCCAGCGGGAGTATCGGTGGAAGAGCGACGACGAGATCGCGGCCTTCGGCGGGACGTCGTTCGGCCATGACCTCCGCGGGAACCTGACGTGGGGCGCGGACCGCTCGGGGCACGTCGAGCACCGGGCCGTCGACGAGGTCGGCAACGTCTACCGCAGCGCCGAGCGTGACGATCGCAAGTACGGGCCGGGAGGCCGACTCACCGAGGCCGACGGCGCGCAGTACGTGCACGATGCCGACGGGCAGCTCGTCGCCAAGCGGACGGCCGACGGCAAGCAATGGGATTACCGGTGGAACGCGCTCGGCCAGCTCATCGAGGTGCTGCTCCCCGACGACCGGATCGTGCAGTTCGCGTATGACGCATTCGGCCGGCGCGTGGCGAAGCGCGTGGAGGGCGAGGTGCGGCGTTTCATATGGGACGGCGACGAGCTCGTGCACGAGGTGCCCGAGGCGACGCCGCTCGTGACGTGGGTATTCGAGCCGGGGACGTTCGCGCCGCTCGCGAAGGGCGAGGGCGAGCGGAGGTACGGCGTGCTCGCCGATCACCTTGGCGTGCGGCTCGCCCTCGTGGACGAAGACGGCGCGCCCGCCTGGGTGGGGGAACTCGACGTATGGGGCGAGGTGTGGACGCAGGTGGACGAGACCGCGAACCCGTGGCGGTTTCCCGGGCAGTACGCCGACGATGAGACGGCGCTCTATTACAACAGGTTCCGGTATTACGATCCCGAGGTCGGCCGGTACATCTCGCAGGATCCGATCGGGCTGGCAGGAGGGTTAAATCTCTATGCCTACGTCCGAGATCCGTGGGCGTGGGTGGATCCGCTGGGGCTGGGCCCACTGCTCCCCAATGAAGGGCGCGTCGGAACGTTTGAAGAACTCTGGGCACTCCGCCGGCCTGGAGATCACCTCACGCCCCATCACATGCCCTCGCATGCGTACATGCAATCGCTGGGGGTGCCCGGCTACTCTTATGACAGCGGGGCTTGCTTCTACATGGAGCAGTTTTCTCCCGGGAGGGGCGGACGCCATCGGCAGACGTGGTCCTATGGACGACAGCCGGCTCTCTCGCTCACTCCCAGGCAAGCACTGGCAAAGGACATCAGAGACCTTCGACGGATTTACCAAGCCGACGGATTATATGGGTCCAGGATTCGCGCTGGCCTGCTCCAGGCGATTACGCTGAACAAGAACAGCTTCCAGTCTGCATTTCAAAGGCCGAAGGGATGCAAATGA
- a CDS encoding type VI secretion system Vgr family protein: MKFGLDSIQAGVGAARVVADVIEKIRAFLGGAHPDFTFAREGAGWDELLVVRFVGREAISTPYTYEIHLLHRAHGGLDPHELLGARASLRVATLTAPGYRIVHGIITETEELATVPEGQLYRVVLEPPLALAARRTQSRVFVDKTLRQIIDAVLAPFFLRSDGAHAKGDDEHPDAYTPAGARYCYRITDTTRLDDRAARSYCVQYDESDFAFLSRLLEEEGIAYHFEHGPGTCVLVLSDGDEGKTKLDPFGSLGPGVHGRDVTAIKLGGRLRERAVKLSDYDWRKPSVAMQAEAGRDAALFEHRYPGVFHERPALGAPLVQARLDRLAVEAAYATGSGGVRVLSACSIFHLDHDGTHHDGQYLVTRLELRAEQSGVISQASDHNPEPFKATFELVRRGKGSRVEPSRFRPARVTPKPRVMGSQTAFVTDEPSTRGAEVNVGADIGCVRLRFHWDEDSDRHAKEATSCWVRVSQLSAGAGRGALFHPRVGDEVVVHFVDGDPDRPLVSGSVYNGQNLPPADAKGAASVSTIKSLATPGGGVKNEFAFDDTQGRERMSLHACRDMATHAGNDRAETVTNNASSRVGVDRSESTGANRSTDVSGNNAEHVGGNETIAVDANQAMTIGVNQSISVGADRSVAVAANESKTVGAAQSLAVSASRSITVGADQARNVGGSMSDTIGGSATLAVAGSRVLTVGADQAANIGGSYGGSISGSATQTIGGALGVQVGASTEAAVGADVALATGAGFTVSAGGAMSLVAQGEGGMQAPSIAIVALAELLLCVGGSSIRMTAGSIEIAAPCVKVSGGVTDVVGGALKLN; this comes from the coding sequence ATGAAGTTCGGGCTCGACTCCATCCAAGCCGGCGTCGGCGCCGCTCGCGTCGTCGCCGACGTCATCGAGAAGATCCGCGCCTTCCTCGGCGGCGCGCATCCGGACTTCACCTTCGCCCGCGAGGGCGCGGGCTGGGACGAGCTCCTCGTCGTGCGCTTCGTCGGCCGCGAGGCGATCTCGACGCCCTACACGTACGAGATCCACCTCCTCCACCGCGCCCACGGCGGCCTCGACCCGCACGAACTCCTCGGCGCGCGGGCGTCGCTCCGCGTCGCGACGCTCACCGCGCCGGGCTACCGCATCGTCCACGGCATCATCACCGAGACCGAAGAGCTCGCGACCGTCCCCGAGGGCCAGCTCTACCGCGTCGTCCTCGAGCCCCCGCTCGCGCTCGCTGCGCGCCGCACGCAGTCGCGCGTCTTCGTCGACAAGACGCTGCGCCAGATCATCGACGCGGTACTCGCTCCGTTCTTCCTGCGCAGCGATGGCGCACACGCGAAGGGCGACGACGAGCACCCCGACGCGTACACGCCGGCCGGCGCGAGGTACTGCTACCGCATCACGGACACGACGCGGCTCGACGACCGCGCGGCGCGCTCCTACTGCGTGCAATACGACGAGAGCGACTTTGCCTTCCTGTCACGGCTGCTCGAAGAAGAGGGCATCGCGTACCACTTCGAGCACGGCCCCGGGACGTGCGTCCTCGTGCTCTCCGACGGTGATGAAGGCAAGACGAAGCTTGACCCCTTCGGCTCGCTCGGTCCCGGCGTGCACGGACGCGACGTAACGGCAATCAAGCTCGGCGGGCGGTTGCGCGAGAGGGCCGTCAAGCTTTCCGATTACGATTGGCGCAAACCCTCGGTCGCCATGCAGGCCGAAGCGGGACGCGACGCCGCGCTTTTCGAGCACCGCTATCCGGGCGTCTTCCACGAGCGCCCCGCGCTCGGCGCTCCGCTCGTGCAGGCGCGGCTCGATAGGCTCGCGGTCGAGGCGGCCTACGCCACGGGCTCGGGCGGCGTGCGCGTGCTCTCCGCGTGCTCGATCTTCCACCTCGACCACGACGGCACGCACCACGACGGGCAGTACCTCGTCACGCGCCTGGAACTGCGCGCCGAGCAGTCGGGCGTCATCTCGCAAGCCTCCGATCACAACCCCGAGCCCTTCAAGGCGACGTTCGAGCTCGTGCGGCGCGGCAAGGGCTCCCGCGTCGAGCCGTCGCGCTTCCGGCCGGCGCGCGTCACGCCGAAGCCGCGAGTCATGGGCTCGCAGACGGCGTTCGTGACGGACGAACCGTCGACGCGCGGGGCCGAAGTCAATGTGGGTGCCGACATCGGGTGCGTGCGGCTCCGGTTCCATTGGGACGAAGACAGCGATCGGCACGCGAAGGAAGCCACCTCATGTTGGGTGCGCGTCTCGCAGCTCTCCGCGGGCGCGGGGCGCGGGGCGCTGTTCCATCCGCGCGTCGGGGACGAGGTCGTCGTGCATTTCGTCGATGGCGATCCCGACAGGCCGCTCGTGAGCGGGAGTGTCTACAACGGGCAGAACCTTCCGCCCGCGGACGCGAAGGGCGCCGCATCGGTGAGCACGATCAAGTCGCTCGCGACGCCGGGCGGCGGCGTGAAGAACGAGTTCGCGTTCGACGACACGCAGGGGCGCGAGCGGATGAGCCTCCACGCGTGCCGTGACATGGCGACGCACGCGGGGAACGACCGCGCCGAGACCGTGACGAACAACGCAAGCTCACGCGTCGGCGTCGACCGGAGCGAGAGCACGGGCGCGAACCGCTCGACGGACGTGAGCGGGAACAACGCCGAACACGTCGGCGGAAACGAAACAATCGCCGTCGACGCGAACCAGGCGATGACGATCGGGGTGAACCAGTCGATCTCCGTGGGTGCAGACCGAAGCGTGGCCGTCGCGGCGAACGAATCGAAGACCGTGGGTGCGGCGCAGTCGCTTGCCGTGTCCGCCTCGCGGAGCATCACCGTCGGAGCGGATCAGGCTCGGAACGTCGGCGGCAGCATGAGCGACACGATCGGCGGCAGCGCGACGCTCGCCGTGGCGGGGAGCCGCGTTCTCACGGTCGGCGCCGACCAAGCCGCAAACATCGGGGGCAGCTACGGCGGCTCGATCAGCGGGAGCGCGACGCAGACGATCGGGGGCGCGCTCGGCGTGCAGGTCGGAGCGAGCACCGAGGCAGCCGTGGGCGCGGACGTCGCGCTCGCCACGGGCGCGGGATTCACGGTCTCCGCGGGTGGCGCGATGTCCCTCGTCGCCCAGGGCGAGGGCGGGATGCAGGCGCCGAGCATAGCTATCGTCGCGCTCGCCGAGCTACTGCTCTGCGTGGGCGGCTCATCCATTCGCATGACGGCCGGCTCCATCGAGATCGCTGCACCTTGCGTGAAGGTATCCGGCGGCGTCACGGATGTCGTGGGCGGTGCATTGAAGCTGAATTGA
- a CDS encoding RNA polymerase sigma factor — protein MGRAWSVLPNFPNCGLNYFPFALNARFVHRGRRAPKAEDRVQEVMARAFARLPSYVPHEDGIRPWTFGIAKNVEHEARRAERRERQLFSADTHDAEQATGRGRTPEEDAFLAEARTKLMAAMSSMPERYLAVFVLVDFMDVSYEETAERLRISIGTVKSRRSAAIDHLRYHLGEREDWIGVLLVRLRRAASMRSAYECIHRAAHLSGPIILALACMHCPEPELARVRASFAGTARVLAGLATGFALVVPDDLPSASAPSRSPNPAEPLRTSRPARPRASQAPDATDAGESEDSERSVTEGRGWSL, from the coding sequence ATGGGGCGCGCATGGAGCGTCCTGCCAAACTTTCCCAACTGTGGACTGAACTACTTTCCGTTTGCCCTGAACGCCCGCTTTGTGCACCGGGGACGACGAGCCCCGAAAGCCGAGGATCGAGTCCAGGAAGTGATGGCGCGAGCGTTCGCCCGCCTCCCTTCCTACGTGCCCCACGAGGACGGCATTCGTCCTTGGACGTTCGGCATTGCGAAGAACGTCGAGCACGAAGCGCGTCGCGCAGAGCGACGCGAGCGCCAACTGTTCTCCGCGGACACGCACGACGCCGAGCAAGCGACGGGTCGTGGGCGGACGCCCGAAGAGGACGCCTTCCTCGCCGAAGCCCGAACCAAGCTCATGGCGGCGATGAGCAGCATGCCCGAGCGATACCTCGCGGTGTTCGTGCTCGTCGACTTCATGGACGTCTCGTACGAGGAGACCGCGGAGAGGCTTCGGATCTCGATCGGAACCGTGAAGTCGAGGCGATCCGCCGCCATCGACCACCTTCGCTACCACCTCGGGGAGCGCGAGGACTGGATTGGCGTGCTGCTCGTGCGGCTACGTCGTGCTGCCTCGATGCGCAGCGCCTACGAGTGCATCCACCGTGCCGCGCATCTGTCCGGCCCGATCATCCTCGCGCTCGCCTGCATGCACTGCCCCGAGCCGGAGCTGGCCCGCGTGCGAGCCTCCTTCGCGGGCACGGCGCGCGTGCTCGCGGGTCTCGCCACCGGTTTCGCGCTCGTTGTCCCCGACGATCTCCCGAGTGCATCCGCGCCGTCGCGGTCACCGAATCCCGCAGAGCCCTTGCGAACATCTCGCCCCGCGCGTCCCCGTGCGTCCCAAGCGCCGGACGCCACCGACGCAGGCGAGAGCGAAGATTCGGAGCGCTCCGTGACGGAGGGGAGAGGTTGGTCCCTCTAG
- a CDS encoding Imm30 family immunity protein: MSEVIRGAIRRLVVHQSLTTEADVQSFDEALSICAEHLGEFTRPEVEAILRIFRDDTQHREVMGGLIHLVEAVPINLYVPSVLAVLSDMEGVAQHWAIGLVGAMTNDADYTEALLNAAALAPPEQQVALERVLGAAAARKFANANSVLQRLRAFDSRM; the protein is encoded by the coding sequence ATGAGTGAAGTCATTCGAGGCGCGATTCGACGCTTGGTGGTGCACCAGAGCCTTACAACAGAAGCGGACGTGCAGTCGTTCGACGAAGCGCTCTCGATCTGCGCGGAGCACCTCGGCGAATTTACCAGACCCGAGGTCGAAGCCATTCTCCGGATCTTTCGGGATGACACGCAGCATCGCGAAGTGATGGGGGGACTGATTCACCTCGTAGAAGCCGTTCCGATCAACTTGTATGTTCCGTCGGTGCTGGCAGTGCTATCCGATATGGAAGGTGTGGCTCAACACTGGGCGATCGGTCTCGTCGGCGCAATGACGAACGATGCGGATTATACGGAGGCACTGCTGAACGCTGCTGCCTTGGCGCCTCCTGAACAACAAGTGGCCCTTGAGCGCGTGCTCGGTGCTGCCGCCGCAAGAAAATTTGCGAATGCGAACAGCGTTCTGCAACGGCTACGAGCCTTCGACAGTAGGATGTGA